A genomic stretch from Schistosoma haematobium chromosome 2, whole genome shotgun sequence includes:
- the PPP2R3A_1 gene encoding Serine/threonine-protein phosphatase 2A regulatory subunit B'' subunit alpha, variant 3 (EggNog:ENOG410V43B~COG:T): MPVLVGTPSLVLISRVQVYQTCSVDLAWQRAVHACQRCPKATLTTNAVTPLISPSGGERATSRFCPAGVHMSHCVPASEIFGATSKSIPTGAHSVLANNDTHGAVSPAHLSWGPPDLPLPAASPNHPVHAAHIARSSYPPASSPTSSTSSTPVKTTTSTTVHHFHPVQRSKPLDSKFGLVEKISSTASATITPTSTSSPSLATTDITPSVPPDGNIVENRLPSIDISEKDIDLAKSDNNESDKPHFNLSIQETLTDKSHDDITVCENNLSSSHTDSLRTEYNSESSVEQPHTANDVTHENKPKQENGVITICPKVTPNSENQLSVDNGTKHSSQTNNTTATNKLLNHDADTDDISKIRTNKTTPLRTNDGIGSKQHTPTVASTPSAYNCPAESNKPDVDVVAHQQSHDNYHEVNKPYRIHSSQSKSLFNSDGVHEDVTSLISKTNVPNHTDYTYPSSMDSTSCVQNKGFAIPSSPTRIHKALPAFHFPLGTTRMSNEEINTELERVKQELNQFIDSSLNSGKYSDPLISHSCFGQVAKVLNCPLYWKHAIYMNAGGTPDRQPVTLSNLLKSWSHTLNTCPDEASKFVHLLTHGRATFLVQSDFNTLIQDILESHPGLAFLEAAKDFHSRYVATVVARIFFNVNISWSGRISLGELRRSNFLPVLASLENEDDINLVTQYFSYEHFYVIYCKFWELDEDHDLIISRSDLARHNNYAISERMIDRIFSGAVTRGTAFKEGVMTYPDFVWFLLAEEDKHHPRSIEYWFRCMDLDGDGLLSMYELEYFYSEQLARMEEMGIEPISFEDCLCQCLDMVKPALTDKIRLSDMKQCRLCHIFFDTFFNLPKYLQHEQRDPFANLRDIEEGLNELSDWDRYAAETYEMLVNVEGGGNPDDGVDDDEDDDEEEDEEEEQGGAVGDEGTGSNQQQKNNDSNNVTSPTSTVISLVNKNDKINRKDNVGSCGLANKLESIGNSELIKLESTVGAGE; this comes from the exons ATGCCCGTTCTTGTCGGAACACCCAGTTTGGTCCTTATTTCACGTGTTCAGGTTTATCAGACGTGTTCTGTTGATCTGGCATGGCAACGTGCAGTTCATGCTTGTCAGCGTTGTCCTAAAGCCACGTTAACCACAAATGCTGTCACACCTTTAATAAGTCCGTCTGGTGGCGAGCGTGCAACCTCTAGGTTTTGTCCTGCAGGTGTGCACATGAGTCATTGTGTTCCAGCATCAGAGATATTTGGTGCTACTAGTAAGTCTATTCCTACTGGCGCTCATTCTGTTCTGGCCAATAATGATACTCACGGAGCAGTATCTCCTGCTCATTTGTCTTGGGGACCACCAGATTTACCACTTCCTGCAGCTAGCCCTAATCACCCTGTACATGCCGCTCATATCGCTAGATCTTCATATCCTCCTGCTTCATCTCCAACTTCTTCAACCTCATCTACTCCAGTCAAGACAACCACATCTACAACTGTTCATCATTTTCACCCTGTACAACGTTCAAAACCACTAGATTCTAAATTTGGACTGGTTGAAAAGATTAGTAGTACGGCATCTGCAACTATTACTCCGACTTCAACCTCTTCTCCGTCTTTAGCTACTACTGATATAACACCATCAGTCCCACCAGATGGGAATATTGTCGAAAATCGACTACCGTCAATTGATATTAGTGAAAAAGACATTGATTTAGCAAAATCTGATAACAATGAATCCGATAAGCCTCATTTTAATTTGTCTATTCAAGAGACATTAACAGATAAATCTCATGATGATATAACTGTTTGTGAGAATAATTTATCATCATCGCATACGGATTCCTTACGAACTGAATATAATAGTGAA AGCTCTGTTGAACAACCACATACCGCAAATGATGTAACGCATGAAAACAAACCCAAACAAGAGAATGGAGTAATAACTATTTGTCCAAAAGTTACACCAAACTCTGAAAATCAACTAAGTGTAGATAATGGAACAAAACATTCATCCCAGACTAATAATACCACTGCTACGAATAAACTTTTAAATCATGATGCAGACACTGATGATATAAGCAAAATtagaacaaataaaacaacTCCTCTACGAACAAATGATGGGATTGGATCAAAACAACACACTCCTACCGTTGCTTCAACACCATCAGCATATAATTGTCCTGCTGAAAGTAATAAGCCAGATGTTGATGTAGTCGCACATCAACAATctcatgataattatcatgaagTTAATAAACCCTATCGTATTCATTCCTCACAATCGAAAAGTCTTTTTAATTCTGACGGTGTTCATGAAGATGTCACATCTTTAATAAGTAAGACAAATGTACCTAATCATACAGATTATACTTATCCATCGTCTATGGATTCTACTTCATGTGTGCAAAACAAAGGATTTGCTATTCCTTCTTCTCCAACTCGAATACATAAAGCATTGCCAGCATTTCATTTCCCACTTGGGACTACTCGAATGTCTAATGAGGAAATTAACACAGAATTagaacgtgttaaacaagaaCTTAACCAATTTATTGATTCATCACTAAATTCTGGGAAATATTCTGATCCGTTAATTTCTCATTCATGTTTTGGACAAGTTGCAAAG GTACTTAATTGTCCACTTTATTGGAAACATGCAATTTATATGAATGCTGGTGGTACACCAGATCGACAACCAGTCACCTTGTCaaacttattgaaatcatgGTCTCA tACACTGAATACTTGTCCAGATGAAGCTTCGAAATTTGTTCATCTACTTACACATGGACGAGCTACCTTTTTAGTACAATCTGATTTTAATACACTCATACAA GATATTTTAGAGAGTCATCCTGGCTTAGCGTTTTTAGAAGCAGCGAAAGATTTTCATTCCCGTTATGTGGCAACCGTTGTAGCACGTATCTTCTTCAATGTGAATATTTCATGGTCTGGTCGTATTTCTTTAGGTGAATTAAGACGAAGTAATTTTCTTCCTGTGTTAGCCAGTCTTGAAAATGAAGATGATATTAATTTGGTGACACAATATTTTTCTTATGAACATTTCTATGTTATTTATTGTAAATTCTGGGAGCTAGACGAAGATCATGATTTGATCATCAGTCGAAGTGATTTAGCACGACACAATAATTATG CTATCTCAGAACGTATGATAGACCGAATATTTAGTGGAGCTGTAACAAG AGGAACAGCTTTTAAAGAAGGTGTTATGACTTATCCAGATTTTGTTTGGTTTCTATTGGCTGAAGAAGATAAACATCATCCTCGGAG tATTGAATATTGGTTTCGATGTATGGATCTAGACGGTGATGGTCTGTTGTCAATGTATGAATTAGAATATTTCTACTCGGAACAATTAGCTCGAATGGAAGAAATGGGGATTGAACCTATATCATTTGAAGATTGTTTATGTCAATGTTTGGATATGGTGAAACCAGCACTTACCGATAAAATTCGACTATCAGATATGAAACAATGTCGTCTATGTCATATATTTTTTGATACATTCTTTAATTTACCAAAATATTTACAACATGAACAACGTGATCCATTTGCTAATTTACGT GATATTGAAGAAGGACTCAATGAACTATCTGACTGGGATCGTTATGCAGCTGAAACCTATGAAATGTTAGTCAATGTTGAAGGTGGTGGTAATCCAGATGATGgagttgatgatgatgaagacgaTGACGAGGAGGAGGATGAAGAAGAGGAACAAGGTGGAGCTGTAGGTGATGAAGGAACTGGGAGTAATCAACAACAGAAAAACAACGATAGTAACAATGTAACTTCTCCCACTTCAACTGTTATTtcattagtaaataaaaatgataaaatcaATCGAAAAGATAATGTTGGATCATGTGGATTGGCTAATAAACTTGAGTCTATCGGTAATAGTGAATTGATCAAATTGGAATCAACTGTTGGAGCTggggagtga
- the PPP2R3A_1 gene encoding Serine/threonine-protein phosphatase 2A regulatory subunit B'' subunit alpha (EggNog:ENOG41033VJ~COG:A) translates to MTYPDFVWFLLAEEDKHHPRSIEYWFRCMDLDGDGLLSMYELEYFYSEQLARMEEMGIEPISFEDCLCQCLDMVKPALTDKIRLSDMKQCRLCHIFFDTFFNLPKYLQHEQRDPFANLRVSYTKILCN, encoded by the exons ATGACTTATCCAGATTTTGTTTGGTTTCTATTGGCTGAAGAAGATAAACATCATCCTCGGAG tATTGAATATTGGTTTCGATGTATGGATCTAGACGGTGATGGTCTGTTGTCAATGTATGAATTAGAATATTTCTACTCGGAACAATTAGCTCGAATGGAAGAAATGGGGATTGAACCTATATCATTTGAAGATTGTTTATGTCAATGTTTGGATATGGTGAAACCAGCACTTACCGATAAAATTCGACTATCAGATATGAAACAATGTCGTCTATGTCATATATTTTTTGATACATTCTTTAATTTACCAAAATATTTACAACATGAACAACGTGATCCATTTGCTAATTTACGTGTAAGTTATACCAAAATCTTATGTAATTAG
- the PPP2R3A_1 gene encoding Serine/threonine-protein phosphatase 2A regulatory subunit B'' subunit alpha, variant 2 (EggNog:ENOG41033VJ~COG:A) produces the protein MTYPDFVWFLLAEEDKHHPRSIEYWFRCMDLDGDGLLSMYELEYFYSEQLARMEEMGIEPISFEDCLCQCLDMVKPALTDKIRLSDMKQCRLCHIFFDTFFNLPKYLQHEQRDPFANLRMFTKINEKQDIEEGLNELSDWDRYAAETYEMLVNVEGGGNPDDGVDDDEDDDEEEDEEEEQGGAVGDEGTGSNQQQKNNDSNNVTSPTSTVISLVNKNDKINRKDNVGSCGLANKLESIGNSELIKLESTVGAGE, from the exons ATGACTTATCCAGATTTTGTTTGGTTTCTATTGGCTGAAGAAGATAAACATCATCCTCGGAG tATTGAATATTGGTTTCGATGTATGGATCTAGACGGTGATGGTCTGTTGTCAATGTATGAATTAGAATATTTCTACTCGGAACAATTAGCTCGAATGGAAGAAATGGGGATTGAACCTATATCATTTGAAGATTGTTTATGTCAATGTTTGGATATGGTGAAACCAGCACTTACCGATAAAATTCGACTATCAGATATGAAACAATGTCGTCTATGTCATATATTTTTTGATACATTCTTTAATTTACCAAAATATTTACAACATGAACAACGTGATCCATTTGCTAATTTACGT atGTTCACGAAAATAAATGAGAAACAA GATATTGAAGAAGGACTCAATGAACTATCTGACTGGGATCGTTATGCAGCTGAAACCTATGAAATGTTAGTCAATGTTGAAGGTGGTGGTAATCCAGATGATGgagttgatgatgatgaagacgaTGACGAGGAGGAGGATGAAGAAGAGGAACAAGGTGGAGCTGTAGGTGATGAAGGAACTGGGAGTAATCAACAACAGAAAAACAACGATAGTAACAATGTAACTTCTCCCACTTCAACTGTTATTtcattagtaaataaaaatgataaaatcaATCGAAAAGATAATGTTGGATCATGTGGATTGGCTAATAAACTTGAGTCTATCGGTAATAGTGAATTGATCAAATTGGAATCAACTGTTGGAGCTggggagtga